In Duganella zoogloeoides, a single genomic region encodes these proteins:
- a CDS encoding glycerate kinase type-2 family protein — translation MTRAPSLDAALLRRMFDAAIAAAQPALCVPPALPEKPEGRLIVIGAGKASAEMARAVEAHWDGPLTGLVVTRYGYAVPCERIEIVEAAHPVPDAAGLQAARRMLDRVQGLSADDTVLCLISGGGSSLLPLPLDGITLADKQLINQQLLRSGASVGEMNCVRRHLSAIKGGRLAAACHPARVVTLLISDVPGDDPRDIASGPTVADASTCADALDIIRRYGLELPDHVLEVLRRGRGESVKPGDPRLARAEVRLVATPQMALQAAAQVALQAGVTPYILGGSIEGEAREVGKVMAAMALQAVDHDQPFDKPCVLLSGGETTVTVRGKGRGGRNVEFLLACALALRGRAGIYGLAGDTDGVDGQEEIAGAAIAPDTLARAWEQGLRPGDALDDNDGHGFFQALGDSVVTGPTLTNVNDFRALLVTRDDDGDAAGER, via the coding sequence ATGACGCGCGCCCCATCGCTTGACGCCGCCCTGCTGCGTCGCATGTTCGACGCCGCCATCGCGGCCGCGCAACCGGCGCTGTGCGTGCCGCCGGCCCTGCCCGAAAAGCCGGAGGGACGCCTGATCGTGATCGGCGCCGGCAAGGCCTCGGCCGAGATGGCGCGCGCAGTGGAAGCCCACTGGGATGGTCCGCTCACCGGCCTGGTGGTCACGCGCTACGGCTACGCCGTGCCGTGCGAGCGGATCGAGATCGTCGAAGCGGCGCACCCGGTGCCCGATGCCGCCGGCCTGCAAGCGGCGCGACGGATGCTCGACCGCGTGCAGGGCCTGAGCGCCGACGACACCGTGCTGTGCCTGATCTCGGGCGGCGGCTCATCCTTGCTGCCGCTGCCGCTGGACGGCATCACGCTGGCGGACAAGCAGCTGATCAACCAGCAGTTGCTGCGCTCGGGCGCCAGCGTCGGCGAGATGAACTGCGTGCGGCGCCACCTGTCCGCCATCAAGGGCGGCAGGCTGGCGGCCGCCTGCCACCCGGCGCGGGTGGTCACGCTGTTGATCTCCGACGTGCCCGGCGACGACCCGCGCGACATCGCCTCCGGCCCCACCGTGGCCGACGCCAGCACCTGCGCCGATGCACTCGACATCATCCGCCGCTACGGCCTGGAGCTGCCTGATCACGTGCTCGAGGTGCTCAGGCGCGGGCGCGGCGAATCGGTCAAACCGGGCGATCCGCGCCTGGCCCGCGCCGAGGTGCGCCTGGTCGCCACGCCGCAGATGGCGTTGCAGGCCGCTGCGCAGGTAGCGCTGCAGGCCGGTGTGACGCCCTACATCCTCGGCGGCAGCATCGAGGGTGAGGCGCGCGAGGTGGGCAAGGTGATGGCGGCCATGGCACTGCAAGCGGTCGATCACGACCAGCCGTTCGACAAGCCGTGCGTGCTGCTCTCCGGCGGCGAGACCACCGTCACCGTGCGCGGCAAGGGGCGCGGCGGGCGCAACGTGGAGTTCCTGCTGGCGTGCGCGCTCGCCCTGCGCGGCCGGGCGGGCATCTACGGCCTGGCCGGCGACACCGACGGCGTCGATGGTCAGGAGGAAATCGCCGGCGCCGCCATCGCCCCGGATACGCTGGCGCGCGCCTGGGAACAAGGCCTGCGCCCGGGCGACGCGCTGGACGACAACGACGGCCACGGCTTTTTCCAGGCGCTGGGCGACAGCGTGGTGACCGGTCCCACGCTCACCAACGTCAACGATTTCCGGGCGCTGCTGGTGACGCGCGACGACGACGGCGATGCAGCAGGCGAACGCTGA
- a CDS encoding dicarboxylate/amino acid:cation symporter produces MYKRFFGKLYIQVLIGVVAGGLLGYFHPQLGADLKPLGDAFIRLIKMVFAPVIFAMVVLGIAKMESMKELGRVGVRALIYFEVMSTFALLLGLVVVNVAKPGVGMNIDVKTLDTASIASYTAAASKGDGFMGFVLHMIPTSIIDALAKNDILQILVFATMFGIALSHMGRRAKPVVDFLDAFCNSMFLMVSMIMRVAPLAAFGAIAFTVGKYGLGSLVSLGQLMGAMYITCFVFVTVVLGFVARVSGFSLWKFLRYIKEELFTVLGTSSSESVVPQLMRKLEHVGVSKPVVGLVIPSGVTFNPDGQCIYYTMAAIFIAQATNTPLTLTDQLVVLGVLMLTSKGSAGVTGSGFITLAATLASLGNIPVAGMVLLLGVDRFMSEARAITNTIGNAVGTMAIAGWVGALDRERMHRVLDGASTVEELQALHDHDDEPAPVHNDLAVVHKATA; encoded by the coding sequence ATGTATAAGCGTTTCTTTGGAAAGCTGTATATCCAGGTCCTGATCGGCGTCGTCGCCGGCGGGCTGCTGGGCTATTTCCATCCCCAGCTGGGCGCCGACCTCAAGCCGCTCGGCGACGCCTTCATCCGCCTGATCAAGATGGTGTTCGCGCCCGTCATTTTCGCCATGGTGGTGCTGGGCATCGCCAAGATGGAAAGCATGAAGGAACTGGGCCGCGTGGGCGTGCGCGCGCTGATCTACTTCGAGGTGATGTCCACGTTTGCGCTGCTGCTCGGCCTCGTGGTCGTCAATGTGGCCAAGCCCGGCGTGGGCATGAACATCGATGTCAAGACGCTCGACACGGCCAGCATTGCCAGCTACACGGCCGCCGCCAGCAAGGGCGACGGCTTCATGGGCTTCGTGCTGCACATGATCCCGACCAGCATCATCGACGCGCTGGCCAAGAATGACATCCTGCAAATCCTGGTGTTCGCCACCATGTTTGGCATCGCCCTCTCGCACATGGGACGCCGCGCCAAGCCGGTGGTCGACTTCCTCGACGCCTTCTGCAACAGCATGTTCCTGATGGTGTCCATGATCATGCGCGTGGCGCCGCTGGCAGCGTTTGGCGCCATCGCCTTCACGGTCGGCAAATACGGCCTCGGTTCGCTGGTCTCGCTGGGCCAGCTGATGGGCGCCATGTACATCACCTGCTTCGTGTTCGTGACCGTGGTGCTGGGATTCGTGGCGCGGGTGTCGGGCTTCAGCCTGTGGAAGTTCCTGCGCTATATCAAGGAAGAACTGTTCACGGTGCTCGGTACCAGTTCGTCGGAATCGGTGGTGCCGCAACTGATGCGCAAGCTCGAACACGTGGGCGTCTCGAAACCCGTGGTGGGCCTGGTGATCCCGTCGGGCGTCACCTTCAACCCGGACGGCCAGTGCATCTACTACACCATGGCGGCGATCTTCATCGCGCAAGCCACAAACACCCCGCTCACGCTGACCGACCAGCTGGTGGTGCTCGGCGTGCTCATGCTGACCTCGAAAGGCTCGGCTGGCGTGACCGGTTCCGGCTTCATCACGCTGGCGGCCACGCTGGCGTCGCTCGGTAACATCCCGGTGGCCGGCATGGTGCTGTTGCTGGGCGTGGACCGCTTCATGTCCGAAGCGCGGGCCATCACCAATACCATCGGCAACGCGGTAGGTACGATGGCGATCGCCGGCTGGGTGGGCGCGCTGGACCGCGAGCGCATGCACCGCGTGCTCGATGGCGCATCGACCGTCGAGGAACTGCAGGCACTGCATGATCACGACGACGAGCCGGCACCGGTCCACAACGACCTGGCGGTCGTGCACAAGGCCACGGCATGA
- a CDS encoding tartrate dehydrogenase: MKTYHIATIPGDGIGKEVVPAGQQVLAALAAASNSFRFEFEDFDWGGDYYRRHGVMMPADGLDALRNKDAILFGSAGDPDIADHITLWGLRLKICQGFDQYANVRPTRILPGIDGPLKRCKQEDLNWVIVRENSEGEYSGVGGRVHQGHPIEAATDVSMMTRVGVERILRYAFKLAQSRPRKLLTVITKSNAQRHAMVMWDEIALEVSREFPDVKWDKELVDAATARMVNRPATLDTIVATNLHADILSDLAAALAGSLGIAPTGNIDPERRYPSMFEPIHGSAFDIMGKGLANPVGTFWSVVMLLEHLGEHAAAKQVMEAVEAVTANTALHTRDLGGNATTAQVTDAVCALLGAEQRQAA; the protein is encoded by the coding sequence ATGAAGACCTACCACATCGCAACCATTCCAGGCGACGGCATCGGCAAGGAAGTCGTTCCGGCCGGCCAGCAAGTGCTGGCCGCGCTGGCCGCCGCCAGCAACAGCTTCCGCTTCGAGTTCGAGGACTTCGACTGGGGCGGCGACTACTACCGCCGGCACGGCGTGATGATGCCCGCCGACGGCCTCGATGCGCTGCGCAACAAGGATGCCATCCTGTTCGGCTCCGCCGGCGACCCGGACATCGCCGACCACATCACCCTGTGGGGCCTGCGCCTGAAAATCTGCCAGGGCTTCGACCAGTACGCCAACGTGCGCCCCACCCGCATCCTGCCCGGCATCGACGGCCCGCTCAAGCGCTGCAAGCAAGAAGACCTGAACTGGGTGATCGTGCGCGAAAACTCGGAAGGGGAATACTCGGGCGTCGGTGGCCGCGTGCACCAGGGCCACCCGATCGAGGCGGCCACCGATGTCTCGATGATGACCCGCGTGGGCGTGGAGCGCATCCTGCGCTACGCCTTCAAGCTGGCGCAATCGCGTCCGCGCAAGCTGCTCACCGTGATCACCAAATCGAACGCCCAGCGCCACGCGATGGTGATGTGGGACGAGATCGCGCTGGAAGTGTCGCGTGAATTCCCGGACGTGAAATGGGACAAGGAACTGGTCGATGCCGCCACCGCGCGCATGGTCAACCGCCCTGCCACCCTCGACACCATCGTCGCCACCAACCTGCACGCCGACATCCTCAGCGACCTGGCCGCAGCGCTGGCGGGCAGTCTCGGCATCGCCCCCACCGGCAATATCGATCCCGAGCGCCGCTATCCGTCGATGTTCGAGCCGATCCACGGCTCCGCCTTCGACATCATGGGTAAAGGACTGGCCAACCCGGTCGGCACCTTCTGGTCGGTGGTGATGCTGCTCGAGCACCTGGGCGAACACGCCGCCGCCAAACAGGTGATGGAAGCCGTGGAAGCGGTCACCGCCAATACCGCGCTGCACACGCGCGACCTGGGCGGCAACGCCACCACGGCGCAGGTGACCGACGCCGTGTGCGCACTGCTCGGCGCCGAACAGCGCCAGGCCGCGTAA
- a CDS encoding LysR family transcriptional regulator — MMSGGFQPAELGFIVALASAGSLSGAARELGITTSAVSKRLALIEARVGVPLVNRTTRRMSMTPEGEVLLEHARRILGEIADLDQLLTSSKGVPKGQLRVNATLGFGRLHIAPAISQYVLRYPEVDVQLQLSVDPPALTDDQFDVCIRFGAPSDTRVIARRLASNRRLLCASPKYLAQHGEPKTPGDLRKHNCISIRQGDEAYGLWRLYAGREAERDAQAVKVRGNLTTNDGEIAVNWALDGHGILLRAGWDIERYLDSGRLVEVLPGYKTPDADIYAVYAPRHQLSARIRTFVDFLGERFGPDYAC, encoded by the coding sequence ATGATGAGTGGTGGATTTCAACCGGCGGAACTGGGTTTTATCGTGGCGCTGGCCAGCGCCGGCAGCTTGAGCGGCGCCGCGCGCGAGCTTGGCATCACCACGTCGGCAGTCAGCAAGCGCCTGGCGCTGATCGAGGCGCGCGTGGGCGTACCGCTGGTCAATCGCACCACGCGCCGCATGAGCATGACGCCGGAAGGCGAGGTGCTGCTCGAACACGCGCGCCGCATCCTCGGCGAGATCGCCGATCTCGACCAGCTGCTCACATCCTCGAAAGGCGTGCCGAAAGGGCAGTTGCGGGTCAATGCCACGCTGGGCTTCGGGCGCCTGCACATTGCGCCGGCCATCTCGCAGTACGTGCTGCGCTACCCGGAGGTGGATGTGCAGCTGCAGCTGTCGGTCGATCCGCCGGCGCTGACCGACGACCAGTTCGACGTGTGCATCCGCTTTGGCGCCCCGAGCGACACGCGCGTGATCGCGCGGCGCCTTGCCTCGAACCGGCGCTTGCTGTGCGCGTCGCCGAAGTACCTGGCCCAGCACGGCGAACCGAAGACCCCTGGCGACCTGCGCAAGCACAACTGCATCTCGATCCGCCAGGGCGACGAGGCGTACGGCCTATGGCGGCTGTACGCGGGCCGCGAAGCCGAGCGCGATGCGCAGGCGGTCAAGGTGCGCGGCAACCTCACTACCAACGACGGCGAAATCGCCGTCAACTGGGCCCTCGACGGCCACGGCATCCTGCTGCGCGCGGGGTGGGACATCGAGCGCTACCTGGACAGCGGACGGCTGGTGGAGGTACTGCCCGGCTACAAGACGCCCGATGCCGATATCTACGCGGTGTATGCGCCGCGGCACCAGCTGTCGGCGCGGATACGGACGTTCGTGGACTTTTTGGGGGAGCGCTTCGGGCCTGATTACGCATGCTAA
- a CDS encoding tetratricopeptide repeat protein: MSEALAAFEQHDYASALKQFESAYAKLGYPDAALMLAHMHRQGLGTTRDAVQGIRWLRAVAEERFNPYRDTMRFNPGKPEETTPRIDAAMTLASLYQLGDEVGRDWDEAKRWYAKAAEFGFIPAWNALGAAHLSADGGNGNTSEAIGYFIRAAEAGYGPAAYNLGNLYAEGSEGVKRDPDRAARYFRMAAETGHPDALLAIERLTQLQRDGKLFAGVVGGADARPGDPDIAAAVPQLAAPPASGLAGATASAAAEDTADDNGDMTDDTLNLALSALARNPEDTEALRTLRRVADELNLAATAPAEGADQADDIMFVVRVTGLRAVPWKSYGAMRAAVSAYEKHQSLAPDAVFRFAVMPPAGMTLPPNFALRVRTEQGQELPIRLEHGELFTLPPLPKFDGDADLVSNFKGGALRIGLLVHTRTVPPEKLRLGDLRLRYEITAAIEMFDNPGEYDTQCRAPGRWNRCKRPTKAIWHRPWTATGGAWIVEGSRRVPLQASENPRDHMYRMPIASKDWDNDAIIEFEYKAAQRRPRKLSEAAIYDSND, encoded by the coding sequence GTGAGCGAAGCGCTGGCAGCCTTCGAGCAGCATGACTATGCGTCAGCGCTGAAGCAGTTCGAGAGCGCTTATGCGAAACTGGGCTATCCCGATGCTGCCTTGATGCTGGCACATATGCATCGCCAGGGGCTCGGCACGACCAGGGACGCGGTCCAGGGCATCCGCTGGCTGCGCGCGGTTGCCGAGGAGCGATTCAATCCGTACCGGGACACGATGCGTTTCAACCCGGGCAAGCCGGAAGAAACAACTCCCCGCATCGACGCTGCCATGACGCTGGCAAGCCTTTATCAGCTCGGGGACGAAGTCGGACGAGACTGGGACGAGGCCAAAAGATGGTATGCCAAGGCTGCCGAGTTTGGATTCATCCCGGCATGGAACGCCCTGGGCGCAGCACATTTATCTGCCGACGGCGGGAACGGGAATACCAGCGAGGCGATCGGCTACTTTATCAGAGCCGCCGAAGCAGGCTACGGCCCGGCCGCTTACAACCTGGGCAATTTATACGCCGAGGGAAGCGAAGGCGTGAAGCGCGATCCGGACCGGGCCGCGCGCTATTTCCGCATGGCCGCAGAGACGGGCCACCCCGACGCCCTGCTGGCGATTGAGCGGCTTACGCAACTGCAGCGCGACGGCAAGCTGTTCGCCGGTGTCGTCGGTGGTGCGGATGCGAGGCCGGGGGATCCAGACATCGCCGCAGCCGTACCGCAACTTGCAGCACCGCCAGCGTCCGGCCTGGCTGGCGCGACGGCCAGCGCAGCGGCGGAAGATACCGCCGACGATAATGGCGACATGACCGACGACACCCTCAACCTGGCCTTGTCAGCGCTCGCCAGGAATCCTGAGGACACCGAGGCGTTGCGCACTCTGCGCCGCGTGGCAGACGAACTCAATCTTGCCGCCACGGCGCCTGCAGAAGGCGCCGACCAGGCCGACGACATCATGTTCGTCGTCCGCGTCACCGGCTTGCGGGCAGTGCCGTGGAAGAGCTATGGCGCCATGCGTGCGGCGGTCTCGGCCTACGAAAAACACCAATCGCTGGCGCCCGATGCGGTATTCCGTTTCGCGGTGATGCCGCCGGCGGGCATGACACTGCCGCCCAATTTCGCGCTGCGTGTGCGCACGGAGCAAGGGCAGGAATTGCCGATACGTCTCGAGCACGGCGAGTTGTTCACGCTGCCGCCGTTGCCGAAATTTGACGGAGATGCCGACCTGGTCAGCAACTTCAAGGGCGGCGCCCTGCGCATCGGCCTGCTCGTGCATACCCGTACCGTGCCGCCCGAAAAACTGCGCCTGGGCGACCTGCGCCTGCGCTATGAAATCACCGCCGCCATCGAGATGTTTGACAACCCGGGGGAGTACGACACCCAGTGCCGGGCGCCAGGGCGCTGGAACCGCTGCAAGCGTCCCACCAAGGCCATCTGGCATCGGCCCTGGACCGCTACCGGCGGCGCGTGGATCGTCGAGGGCAGCCGGCGCGTGCCGCTGCAAGCGAGCGAGAATCCCAGGGACCACATGTACCGCATGCCCATCGCCAGCAAAGATTGGGACAACGACGCCATCATCGAATTCGAGTACAAGGCTGCGCAGCGTCGGCCACGAAAACTGTCTGAAGCGGCGATTTATGACAGCAACGACTAA
- a CDS encoding VOC family protein, whose translation MATNIFINLPVRDLPASIKFFTHLGYSFNQHYTDDGATCMIVAENIFVMLLTEPRFKTFTPKAIADARTSTEVLVCLQVDSRDAVTALVNKAVEGGGSTYKAPQDHGFMYGHGFQDLDGHLWEIIYMESAPPTS comes from the coding sequence ATGGCGACCAACATCTTTATCAACCTGCCGGTGCGCGACTTGCCGGCATCGATCAAATTTTTTACTCACCTCGGCTACTCGTTCAACCAGCACTACACCGACGACGGCGCCACCTGCATGATCGTGGCCGAGAACATCTTCGTCATGCTGCTCACCGAGCCGCGCTTCAAGACCTTCACGCCCAAGGCCATTGCCGATGCGCGTACGTCCACCGAGGTGCTGGTGTGTTTGCAGGTCGATTCGCGCGATGCCGTCACCGCGCTGGTGAACAAGGCCGTCGAAGGCGGCGGCAGCACCTACAAGGCGCCGCAGGACCACGGCTTCATGTACGGCCACGGCTTCCAGGACCTGGACGGCCATTTATGGGAAATCATTTATATGGAATCGGCGCCGCCCACAAGCTGA